From one Drosophila gunungcola strain Sukarami chromosome 2R unlocalized genomic scaffold, Dgunungcola_SK_2 000006F, whole genome shotgun sequence genomic stretch:
- the LOC128254801 gene encoding calpain-A — MDDLRGFLRQAGQEFLNAAGDAAMGAAKEVVGSVINEIFIKKEADTKRVLPSIKNMRVLGEKSSNLGPYSEVQDYETILNSCLASGSLFEDPLFPASNESLQFSRRPDRHIEWLRPHEIAENPQFFVEGYSRFDVQQGELGDCWLLAATANLTQEANLFFRVIPAEQSFEENYAGIFHFRFWQYGKWVDVIVDDRLPTYNGELMYMHSTEKNEFWSALLEKAYAKLHGSYEALKGGSTCEAMEDFTGGVSEWYDLKEAPGNLFTILQKAADRNSMMGCSIEPDPNVTEAETPQGLIRGHAYSITKVCLIDIVTPNRQGKIPMIRMRNPWGNEAEWNGPWSDSSPEWRYIPEEQKAEIGLTFDRDGEFWMSFQDFLNHFDRVEICNLSPDSLTEDQQQSGKRKWEMSMYEGEWTPGVTAGGCRNFLDTFWHNPQYIITLVDPDEEDEEGQCTVIVALMQKNRRSKRNMGMECLTIGFAIYSLNDRELENRPQGLNFFRYKSSVGRSPHFINTREVCARFKLPPGHYLIVPSTFDPNEEGEFIIRVFSETQNNMEENDDHVGYGGKGDTISPGFPTPKPLDPQKESLRRLFDSIAGQDMEVDWMELKRILDHSMRDDLPKPVVFNRFSNTNAFETQASGPGEDGAGACGLLSLICGPFLKGTPFEEQLGMNDQSNKRLIGDNPADGGPVTANAIVDETHGFSKDVCRSMVAMLDADKSGKLGFEEFETLLSDIAKWKAIFKVYDVENTGRVSGFQLREALNSAGYHLNNRVLNVLGHRYGSRDGKIAFDDFIMCAVKIKTYIDIFKERDTEKNETATFTLEEWIERTIYS; from the exons ATGGATGACTTGAGGGGATTCTTGAGGCAAGCGGGACAGGAGTTCCTAAACGCAGCCGGAGATGCTGCGATGGGAGCGGCCAAGGAAGTGGTTGGATCGGTGATCAACGAAATCTTCATTAAGAAGGAGGCTGACACCAAGAGGGTGCTGCCCAGCATCAAGAACATGAGAGTT cTGGGAGAAAAGAGCTCGAACCTGGGACCTTACTCCGAAGTGCAGGACTATGAGACCATCTTGAACAGCTGCCTAGCCAGCGGCTCACTCTTCGAGGATCCACTCTTTCCGGCATCAAATGAGTCGCTTCAGTTTTCTCGACGTCCAGATCGTCACATCGAATGGCTGAGACCTCAT gAAATCGCCGAGAATCCGCAGTTCTTTGTGGAGGGCTATTCCCGGTTCGATGTGCAACAGGGAGAACTTGGAGATTGCTGGCTGTTAGCTGCCACCGCTAATTTGACCCAGGAAGCAAATCTGTTCTTCCGCGTAATCCCAGCTGAGCAGAGTTTCGAGGAGAACTACGCTGGCATATTTCATTTCCGCTTTTGGCAATATG gtaaATGGGTGGATGTGATTGTTGATGACCGCTTGCCCACTTATAATGGGGAACTGATGTACATGCACTCCACGGAGAAGAATGAGTTCTGGAGCGCTCTGCTGGAAAAGGCTTATGCCAA ACTTCACGGGTCCTACGAGGCTCTGAAGGGAGGCAGTACTTGCGAGGCCATGGAGGACTTTACGGGTGGTGTTAGCGAGTGGTACGACCTGAAGGAAGCTCCCGGCAATCTGTTCACCATTCTGCAAAAAGCAGCTGATCGCAATTCCATGATGGGTTGCTCCATTGAGCCGGATCCCAATGTCACGGAGGCGGAAACTCCCCAGGGTTTGATTCGTGGCCACGCTTACTCAATTACCAAG GTCTGCCTTATTGACATAGTAACGCCCAATCGTCAGGGCAAGATTCCCATGATTAGAATGCGCAATCCTTGGGGCAATGAAGCTGAGTGGAATGGACCTTGGAGTGATAGCTCCCCTGAGTGGCGATACATACCCGAAGAGCAAAAGGCGGAAATAGGACTTACTTTTGACAGGGATGGAGAATTCTGGATGTCCTTCCAAGATTTCCTCAATCACTTCGATCGCGTGGAG ATTTGCAATTTGTCGCCAGACTCGCTGACCGAAGATCAGCAGCAGAGTGGCAAACGAAAGTGGGAGATGTCCATGTACGAGGGCGAATGGACACCCGGTGTAACGGCCGGAGGTTGTCGCAATTTCCTGGACACCTTCTGGCACAATCCCCAGTACATCATCACGCTGGTCGATCCCGACGAGGAGGACGAAGAGGGACAGTGCACCGTGATTGTGGCCCTGATGCAGAAGAATCGCAGATCGAAGCGCAACATGGGAATGGAATGTCTGACCATTGGTTTTGCCATCTATAGTCTTAACGATCGCGAGCTGGAGAATCGTCCGCAAGGCCTGAACTTCTTCAGGTACAAATCATCGGTGGGCCGATCGCCTCACTTCATCAATACCCGCGAA GTATGCGCTCGCTTTAAACTACCTCCTGGCCACTACCTGATTGTGCCATCAACCTTCGATCCGAACGAGGAGGGAGAGTTCATCATTCGAGTATTCTCAGAAACTCAAAATAACATGGA AGAGAATGATGATCATGTGGGTTATGGCGGCAAAGGCGATACG ATATCACCAGGATTTCCAACACCCAAGCCATTGGATCCTCAGAAGGAGAGCTTGCGACGTTTGTTCGACAGCATTGCCGGCCAAGACATGGAAGTTGATTGGATGGAGTTGAAGCGCATTTTGGACCATTCGATGAGAGACG acTTACCCAAACCTGTTGTTTTCAACCGTTTCTCCAACACCAACGCATTTGAGACCCAGGCTTCAGGTCCTGGAGAAGATGGGGCCGGCGCCTGTGGACTTTTGTCCCTGATTTGCGGGCCATTTTTGAAAGGAACACCATTCGAGGAACAGTTGGGAATGAATGATCAGTCGAATAAGAGGCTAATAGGGGATAATCCAGCCGATGGTGGTCCAGTAACAGCTAATG CTATTGTGGACGAGACCCATGGCTTTTCCAAAGATGTTTGCCGCTCCATGGTGGCCATGCTGGACGCCGATAAGTCAGGCAAGCTGGGCTTCGAAGAGTTCGAGACCTTGCTTTCGGATATCGCCAAATGGAAGGCCATCTTCAAGGTCTATGATGTGGAGAACACAGGCAGGGTGTCTGGATTTCAGCTTCGGGAGGCACTCAACTCTGCTGGCTATCATTTGAACAATCGCGTTCTCAATGTTTTGGGTCATCGATATGGCTCACGAGATGGCAAAATAGCTTTTGATGATTTCATTATGTGtgcagttaaaattaaaacttatattg atATATTCAAAGAGCGAGACACTGAGAAAAACGAAACAGCTACGTTTACTTTGGAAGAATGGATTGAACGCACAATATATTCTTAA
- the LOC128254535 gene encoding focal adhesion kinase 1 isoform X1 produces the protein MNTAGASSQPPPTKNELLPEEYLIHVHMPNKSFKAVRFNVKETVFHVIRRIVEDLGTDGRTPSIQRYACRMLNMITKEVIWLARSTSMQKVLSHILTPGCFNVDCPNNQAELDEALLEHGRRITDNRVWRVELRVRYVPNSIQELFDEDKATCFYYFNQVKEDFIQANVSSIDTELAVQLCCLGIRHYFKNITVKAPDKKQHIDYIEKEIGFKSFLPQSVIATSKPKNLKKMIQVGYKKVYNYNDIEYLTRFFDLLKSIYLTNSEQFSITLSSAWNISGILHVGPPIGISYQTHRQASLKNVAQFKDVVSIKTCTLPKEKLSKSSENTTEPELQNFSCNCQKIKTQIKISASNNVEDLVITCNGINTAESIADLIDGYCRLLSKDLEFTIWQRETIASSDDSAKALPNNATLESNKSTSSQGKPMLTDDYAEIGLLEGEGDYSTPTVRNYELDRAHIIPSAKIGVGQFGDVYVGTYTLPKLGKGKSSLKNGKDSNTDQRNADARTDVIQVAIKTCKANDDPEKTENFLAEAIIMQKFDHPHIIRLIGICSEVPIWIVMELAKLGELRAYLKTNSDRLSHGTLLKYCYQLSTALSYLESKKFVHRDIAARNVLVSSPTCVKLADFGLSRWVSDQSYYHSTPTVALPIKWMSPESINFRRFTTASDVWMFGVCIWEILMLGVKPFQGVKNSDVISKLENGERLPLPPNCPPRLYSLMSQCWAYEPLKRPNFKRIKETLHEILIEDSINSSETLKREQRKVASMSWVGSDEIDIPPSKPSRAMHDPDMSGLMTEPTALPQTYIIAQNPAVLAKLMMENQKRGINPAAYTTPASVFNTLAVGLDDSKSNVSLKTTKLPAADLLKLDPIAESERLKSQFSPNSSACQKANPIAALANSLEPLNTHQPGMYTGSLPSKSSFVVCPPQTEDQMQGENISNPSVSKVAGYSLYGSLERHLPPPAKAMHSKGGSLERHQSLMSAQNLVFYNAKPPHCTNTAERSRSMERNTYFHAYRQQMKTSIECEALPEEIYDFGGAGLKTCVSARQQPKFSPMINIRPMGFGQTQTADCMGIHSNVPIGPANDSFGVISPHNMEESLRNQREWERQWVVSGPQTMTVGPSISDGAACMATLQAEAMGNQGIHNVLGEKLRQQQKESNSDSEWLIQEELLRQRSSSIPQGSINDHQPQMFKLDFMSAGPSSLPDCSNSSSRPMTPNANLVSLKSNNSSADHLSGLTSGEDQIGLNNRIFGSSVSSRPLNRADDEVYCATTLVVKSIMVLSQGVEKANTEGYLELVKNVGVKLRNLLTSVDKISVMFPAQALKEVQMAHQVLSKDMHELVSAMRLAQQYSDTTLDCEYRRSMLSAAHVLAMDAKNLFDVVDSIRQRYQHLFPPQATKEPSCSSSIDSNSGSIVTEPINELSGYLKPSTSGDLLQATGIYDNDLHHSFSSQLQLQNPSPSLDLSGGGSLQRGMSMGLDPTRATNEPLRIVEESLGSPGEHMYCNTSALHGHA, from the exons ATGAACACCGCGGGAGCCAGCAGTCAACCGCCGCCCACTAAAAATGAGT tacTCCCCGAGGAGTACCTCATCCACGTGCATATGCCGAACAAAAGCTTTAAGGCTGTTCGGTTTAACGTCAAGGAGACCGTTTTTCATGTGATCCGGCGAATCGTCGAGGATCTGGGCACGGATGGGCGGACGCCCAGCATCCAGCGATATGCCTGCCGCATGCTAAACATGATCACCAAGGAAGTGATATGGTTGGCCAGGAGCACCTCGATGCAGAAGGTCCTCTCGCACATACTGACGCCCGGCTGTTTCAACGTGGACTGCCCCAATAACCAGGCAGAACTGGATGAGGCTCTGCTTGAGCATGGCCGCAGGATCACCGACAACAGGGTGTGGCGAGTGGAGCTAAGGGTACGCTACGTGCCGAACAGTATTCAGGAACTCTTCGACGAGGACAAGGCCACATGCTTCTACTATTTCAATCAG GTGAAGGAAGACTTTATCCAAGCCAATGTCAGCTCCATCGACACTGAATTGGCGGTGCAGCTGTGCTGTTTGGGAATTCGCCATTATTTCAAGAACATCACTGTGAAGGCCCCTGATAAGAAGCAGCACATTGACTATATTGAAAAGGAAATCggatttaaaagttttcttcCCCAATCTGTGATAGCCACATCAAAGCCAAAGAATCTTAAGAAAATGATCCAAGTCGGTTACAAAAAGGTCTACAATTACAATGACATTGAGTACCTGACACG GTTCTTCGATCttttgaaaagtatttatttaacaaactcTGAGCAGTTCTCGATTACCCTGAGTTCGGCATGGAATATCTCTGGAATTCTACACGTCGGTCCCCCCATTG gaATCTCTTACCAAACTCATCGTCAGGCCAGCTTAAAGAACGTCGCTCAGTTTAAGGATGTCGTTTCTATAAAAACATGCACTCTGCCAAAGGAAAAGCTGTCCAAGTCTAGCGAAAATACCACAGAACCCGAGTTACAGAACTTTAGTTGCAATTGCCAGAAGATCAAGACTCAGATCAAAATATCAGCATCCAACAATGTAGAGGACTTGGTCATAACATGCAATGGAATTAAT ACTGCTGAGAGTATTGCTGACCTTATTGACGGCTACTGCAGGCTGTTATCAAAGGACCTAGAGTTCACGATTTGGCAGCGAGAGACAATCGCATCAAGTGATGATAGCGCAAAAGCATTGCCCAATAATGCGACGCTGGAGTCCAACAAATCGACTTCGAGTCAGGGAAAGCCGATGCTGACGGATGATTACGCCGAGATTGGTTTATTAGAGGGCGAGGGTGATTACTCTACACCTACGGTTCGAAATTATGAGCTGGACCGAGCCCACATTATTCCGAGTGCTAAAATTGGAGTGGGACAGTTCGGTGACGTTTATGTGGGCACATATACTCTACCGAAGTTGGGCAAGGGAAAGAGCTCCCTAAAGAATGGCAAAGATAGCAATACCGACCAAAGAAACGCCGATGCAAGGACAGACGTAATTCAAGTGGCGATAAAGACATGTAAAGCTAACGATGATCCcgaaaaaaccgaaaactttCTGGCCGAAGCTA TTATCATGCAGAAATTTGATCATCCCCATATTATTCGCTTAATTGGCATTTGTAGCGAAGTTCCCATTTGGATAGTCATGGAATTGGCCAAACTTGGTGAACTGCGGGCATATTTAAAGACAAACAGCGACAG ATTAAGTCATGGTACCCTATTGAAGTATTGTTACCAGTTATCGACTGCTCTTAGCTACTTGGAATCTAAAAAGTTTGTACACCGAGATATAGCTGCGCGTAATGTACTTGTCAGCTCCCCAACGTGTGTTAAg TTGGCTGATTTTGGCTTGTCTCGCTGGGTTTCCGATCAATCCTATTATCATTCAACTCCTACAG TGGCCCTTCCCATTAAATGGATGTCCCCGGAGTCGATTAACTTTAGAAGATTCACCACAGCCAGTGATGTATGGATGTTCG GTGTCTGTATTTGGGAAATACTCATGCTTGGTGTGAAGCCCTTCCAAGGCGTAAAGAACAGCGATGTAATCTCAAAGCTGGAAAATGGGGAGCGTCTGCCCTTGCCACCAAACTGCCCGCCCCGACTTTATTCGCTAATGTCTCAGTGCTGGGCCTATGAACCTCTTAAACGACCGAATTTCAAGCGGATCAAGGAAACTCTTCA TGAAATTCTTATTGAAGACAGCATAAATTCATCAGAGACTCTGAAGCGGGAGCAACGAAAAGTGGCATCCATGTCCTGGGTGGGCAGTGACGAGATCGACATTCCGCCATCGAAACCTTCAAGGGCGATGCATGATCCTG ACATGTCAGGCTTGATGACTGAACCAACGGCGCTACCTCAGACTTATATAATTGCACAAAATCCCGCGGTGCTGGCCAAGCTAATGATGGAGAACCAAAAACGAGGCATCAATCCAGCCGCATACACCACACCAGCTTCGGTATTTAATACTTTAGCCGTAGGATTAGATGACAGCAAGTCGAATGTCTCACTCAAGACTACAAAGCTTCCCGCTGCAGATTTGTTAAAACTAGACCCGATTGCAGAATCCGAAAGGCTAAAGTCACAGTTTTCCCCTAACAGCAGTGCTTGTCAAAAGGCCAACCCCATAGCCGCTTTAGCTAATTCCCTTGAGCCCCTTAATACCCATCAGCCAGGAATGTATACGGGAAGTTTGCCTTCAAAGAGTAGCTTTGTCGTTTGTCCACCCCAAACCGAGGATCAAATGCAGGGCGAAAACATATCTAACCCATCTGTGTCGAAGGTGGCCGGATATAGCCTATATGGCAGCCTGGAAAGGCATCTACCACCGCCAGCGAAGGCCATGCATTCAAAAGGTGGCAGCTTGGAGCGCCACCAATCGTTGATGTCAGCCCAGAACCTAGTTTTCTACAATGCGAAGCCGCCACACTGCACCAATACAGCAGAGCGTTCGAGGAGCATGGAGCGAAATACCTACTTCCATGCCTATCGCCAGCAGATGAAAACCTCTATTGAATGCGAAGCTCTTCCCGAGGAAATCTACGATTTCGGGGGTGCCGGACTGAAGACCTGTGTATCCGCCAGACAGCAACCGAAGTTCAGTCCAATGATTAATATACGCCCAATGGGATTTGGCCAAACACAAACGGCAGACTGCATGGGAATACATTCCAATGTACCGATTGGCCCTGCAAACGACTCCTTTGGAGTTATATCGCCACATAACATGGAGGAAAGCCTGAGAAACCAGCGCGAATGGGAGCGACAATGGGTGGTTTCGGGGCCGCAGACTATGACAGTCGGTCCTAGCATTTCCGATGGAGCTGCTTGCATGGCTACCTTGCAAGCCGAAGCTATGGGAAATCAG GGCATTCACAATGTTTTGGGCGAAAAGCTACGACAGCAGCAAAAGGAAAGCAACAGTGACAGCGAATGGTTAATTCAAGAAGAACTACTG cGGCAGAGATCCAGCTCGATACCCCAAGGATCAATCAACGATCATCAGCCGCAAATGTTTAAGCTTGATTTCATGTCAGCTGGACCTTCTAGTTTACCAGACTGTTCGAATTCCAGCTCTAGACCCATGACACCCAATGCGAACCTCGTTTCGCTTAAGTCGAACAACTCCTCGGCGGATCACTTGTCTGGCCTGACATCTGGCGAAGATCAGATTGGTTTGAATAACCGAATCTTTGGCAGCTCGGTTTCGAGTCGACCACTGAACCGCGCAGATGACGAAGTATATTGCGCCACCACACTGGTGGTCAAATCAATAATGGTACTGTCACAAGGTGTGGAGAAAGCCAATACCGAAGGTTATTTGGAACTGGTTAAGAATGTGGGCGTCAAGCTGAGAAACCTGCTTACATCGGTTGACAAAATATCCGTGATGTTCCCAGCACAGGCCCTCAA gGAAGTGCAAATGGCACATCAAGTACTTTCCAAAGACATGCATGAACTGGTCTCAGCAATGCGATTGGCCCAGCAATATAGCGACACAACTCTGGATTGTGAATATCGCAG GAGTATGCTATCTGCAGCCCACGTTTTGGCAATGGATGCCAAGAACCTGTTTGATGTCGTCGATTCCATTCGGCAACGCTATCAACACCTATTCCCGCCGCAAGCCACAAAAGAACCCAGTTGCTCATCAAGTATTGATTCAAACTCGGGTTCCATTGTCACAGAGCCAATTAATGAGCTCAGCGGCTATCTCAAACCGAGTACTTCAGGAGATTTACTCCAGGCCACAGGGATATATGATAATGATTTGCATCATAGCTTCAGctcgcagttgcagttgcaaaaTCCATCCCCCAGCCTCGACTTAAGCGGTGGGGGCAGCCTGCAGAGGGGCATGAGCATGGGCTTGGATCCCACTAGGGCAACAAATGAACCCCTGAGGATTGTCGAGGAGTCGCTGGGAAGCCCGGGTGAACATATGTATTGCAACACGTCCGCCTTGCATGGCCACGCGTAA
- the LOC128254535 gene encoding focal adhesion kinase 1 isoform X2 yields MNTAGASSQPPPTKNELLPEEYLIHVHMPNKSFKAVRFNVKETVFHVIRRIVEDLGTDGRTPSIQRYACRMLNMITKEVIWLARSTSMQKVLSHILTPGCFNVDCPNNQAELDEALLEHGRRITDNRVWRVELRVRYVPNSIQELFDEDKATCFYYFNQVKEDFIQANVSSIDTELAVQLCCLGIRHYFKNITVKAPDKKQHIDYIEKEIGFKSFLPQSVIATSKPKNLKKMIQVGYKKVYNYNDIEYLTRFFDLLKSIYLTNSEQFSITLSSAWNISGILHVGPPIGISYQTHRQASLKNVAQFKDVVSIKTCTLPKEKLSKSSENTTEPELQNFSCNCQKIKTQIKISASNNVEDLVITCNGINTAESIADLIDGYCRLLSKDLEFTIWQRETIASSDDSAKALPNNATLESNKSTSSQGKPMLTDDYAEIGLLEGEGDYSTPTVRNYELDRAHIIPSAKIGVGQFGDVYVGTYTLPKLGKGKSSLKNGKDSNTDQRNADARTDVIQVAIKTCKANDDPEKTENFLAEAIIMQKFDHPHIIRLIGICSEVPIWIVMELAKLGELRAYLKTNSDRLSHGTLLKYCYQLSTALSYLESKKFVHRDIAARNVLVSSPTCVKLADFGLSRWVSDQSYYHSTPTVALPIKWMSPESINFRRFTTASDVWMFGVCIWEILMLGVKPFQGVKNSDVISKLENGERLPLPPNCPPRLYSLMSQCWAYEPLKRPNFKRIKETLHEILIEDSINSSETLKREQRKVASMSWVGSDEIDIPPSKPSRAMHDPDMSGLMTEPTALPQTYIIAQNPAVLAKLMMENQKRGINPAAYTTPASGIHNVLGEKLRQQQKESNSDSEWLIQEELLRQRSSSIPQGSINDHQPQMFKLDFMSAGPSSLPDCSNSSSRPMTPNANLVSLKSNNSSADHLSGLTSGEDQIGLNNRIFGSSVSSRPLNRADDEVYCATTLVVKSIMVLSQGVEKANTEGYLELVKNVGVKLRNLLTSVDKISVMFPAQALKEVQMAHQVLSKDMHELVSAMRLAQQYSDTTLDCEYRRSMLSAAHVLAMDAKNLFDVVDSIRQRYQHLFPPQATKEPSCSSSIDSNSGSIVTEPINELSGYLKPSTSGDLLQATGIYDNDLHHSFSSQLQLQNPSPSLDLSGGGSLQRGMSMGLDPTRATNEPLRIVEESLGSPGEHMYCNTSALHGHA; encoded by the exons ATGAACACCGCGGGAGCCAGCAGTCAACCGCCGCCCACTAAAAATGAGT tacTCCCCGAGGAGTACCTCATCCACGTGCATATGCCGAACAAAAGCTTTAAGGCTGTTCGGTTTAACGTCAAGGAGACCGTTTTTCATGTGATCCGGCGAATCGTCGAGGATCTGGGCACGGATGGGCGGACGCCCAGCATCCAGCGATATGCCTGCCGCATGCTAAACATGATCACCAAGGAAGTGATATGGTTGGCCAGGAGCACCTCGATGCAGAAGGTCCTCTCGCACATACTGACGCCCGGCTGTTTCAACGTGGACTGCCCCAATAACCAGGCAGAACTGGATGAGGCTCTGCTTGAGCATGGCCGCAGGATCACCGACAACAGGGTGTGGCGAGTGGAGCTAAGGGTACGCTACGTGCCGAACAGTATTCAGGAACTCTTCGACGAGGACAAGGCCACATGCTTCTACTATTTCAATCAG GTGAAGGAAGACTTTATCCAAGCCAATGTCAGCTCCATCGACACTGAATTGGCGGTGCAGCTGTGCTGTTTGGGAATTCGCCATTATTTCAAGAACATCACTGTGAAGGCCCCTGATAAGAAGCAGCACATTGACTATATTGAAAAGGAAATCggatttaaaagttttcttcCCCAATCTGTGATAGCCACATCAAAGCCAAAGAATCTTAAGAAAATGATCCAAGTCGGTTACAAAAAGGTCTACAATTACAATGACATTGAGTACCTGACACG GTTCTTCGATCttttgaaaagtatttatttaacaaactcTGAGCAGTTCTCGATTACCCTGAGTTCGGCATGGAATATCTCTGGAATTCTACACGTCGGTCCCCCCATTG gaATCTCTTACCAAACTCATCGTCAGGCCAGCTTAAAGAACGTCGCTCAGTTTAAGGATGTCGTTTCTATAAAAACATGCACTCTGCCAAAGGAAAAGCTGTCCAAGTCTAGCGAAAATACCACAGAACCCGAGTTACAGAACTTTAGTTGCAATTGCCAGAAGATCAAGACTCAGATCAAAATATCAGCATCCAACAATGTAGAGGACTTGGTCATAACATGCAATGGAATTAAT ACTGCTGAGAGTATTGCTGACCTTATTGACGGCTACTGCAGGCTGTTATCAAAGGACCTAGAGTTCACGATTTGGCAGCGAGAGACAATCGCATCAAGTGATGATAGCGCAAAAGCATTGCCCAATAATGCGACGCTGGAGTCCAACAAATCGACTTCGAGTCAGGGAAAGCCGATGCTGACGGATGATTACGCCGAGATTGGTTTATTAGAGGGCGAGGGTGATTACTCTACACCTACGGTTCGAAATTATGAGCTGGACCGAGCCCACATTATTCCGAGTGCTAAAATTGGAGTGGGACAGTTCGGTGACGTTTATGTGGGCACATATACTCTACCGAAGTTGGGCAAGGGAAAGAGCTCCCTAAAGAATGGCAAAGATAGCAATACCGACCAAAGAAACGCCGATGCAAGGACAGACGTAATTCAAGTGGCGATAAAGACATGTAAAGCTAACGATGATCCcgaaaaaaccgaaaactttCTGGCCGAAGCTA TTATCATGCAGAAATTTGATCATCCCCATATTATTCGCTTAATTGGCATTTGTAGCGAAGTTCCCATTTGGATAGTCATGGAATTGGCCAAACTTGGTGAACTGCGGGCATATTTAAAGACAAACAGCGACAG ATTAAGTCATGGTACCCTATTGAAGTATTGTTACCAGTTATCGACTGCTCTTAGCTACTTGGAATCTAAAAAGTTTGTACACCGAGATATAGCTGCGCGTAATGTACTTGTCAGCTCCCCAACGTGTGTTAAg TTGGCTGATTTTGGCTTGTCTCGCTGGGTTTCCGATCAATCCTATTATCATTCAACTCCTACAG TGGCCCTTCCCATTAAATGGATGTCCCCGGAGTCGATTAACTTTAGAAGATTCACCACAGCCAGTGATGTATGGATGTTCG GTGTCTGTATTTGGGAAATACTCATGCTTGGTGTGAAGCCCTTCCAAGGCGTAAAGAACAGCGATGTAATCTCAAAGCTGGAAAATGGGGAGCGTCTGCCCTTGCCACCAAACTGCCCGCCCCGACTTTATTCGCTAATGTCTCAGTGCTGGGCCTATGAACCTCTTAAACGACCGAATTTCAAGCGGATCAAGGAAACTCTTCA TGAAATTCTTATTGAAGACAGCATAAATTCATCAGAGACTCTGAAGCGGGAGCAACGAAAAGTGGCATCCATGTCCTGGGTGGGCAGTGACGAGATCGACATTCCGCCATCGAAACCTTCAAGGGCGATGCATGATCCTG ACATGTCAGGCTTGATGACTGAACCAACGGCGCTACCTCAGACTTATATAATTGCACAAAATCCCGCGGTGCTGGCCAAGCTAATGATGGAGAACCAAAAACGAGGCATCAATCCAGCCGCATACACCACACCAGCTTCG GGCATTCACAATGTTTTGGGCGAAAAGCTACGACAGCAGCAAAAGGAAAGCAACAGTGACAGCGAATGGTTAATTCAAGAAGAACTACTG cGGCAGAGATCCAGCTCGATACCCCAAGGATCAATCAACGATCATCAGCCGCAAATGTTTAAGCTTGATTTCATGTCAGCTGGACCTTCTAGTTTACCAGACTGTTCGAATTCCAGCTCTAGACCCATGACACCCAATGCGAACCTCGTTTCGCTTAAGTCGAACAACTCCTCGGCGGATCACTTGTCTGGCCTGACATCTGGCGAAGATCAGATTGGTTTGAATAACCGAATCTTTGGCAGCTCGGTTTCGAGTCGACCACTGAACCGCGCAGATGACGAAGTATATTGCGCCACCACACTGGTGGTCAAATCAATAATGGTACTGTCACAAGGTGTGGAGAAAGCCAATACCGAAGGTTATTTGGAACTGGTTAAGAATGTGGGCGTCAAGCTGAGAAACCTGCTTACATCGGTTGACAAAATATCCGTGATGTTCCCAGCACAGGCCCTCAA gGAAGTGCAAATGGCACATCAAGTACTTTCCAAAGACATGCATGAACTGGTCTCAGCAATGCGATTGGCCCAGCAATATAGCGACACAACTCTGGATTGTGAATATCGCAG GAGTATGCTATCTGCAGCCCACGTTTTGGCAATGGATGCCAAGAACCTGTTTGATGTCGTCGATTCCATTCGGCAACGCTATCAACACCTATTCCCGCCGCAAGCCACAAAAGAACCCAGTTGCTCATCAAGTATTGATTCAAACTCGGGTTCCATTGTCACAGAGCCAATTAATGAGCTCAGCGGCTATCTCAAACCGAGTACTTCAGGAGATTTACTCCAGGCCACAGGGATATATGATAATGATTTGCATCATAGCTTCAGctcgcagttgcagttgcaaaaTCCATCCCCCAGCCTCGACTTAAGCGGTGGGGGCAGCCTGCAGAGGGGCATGAGCATGGGCTTGGATCCCACTAGGGCAACAAATGAACCCCTGAGGATTGTCGAGGAGTCGCTGGGAAGCCCGGGTGAACATATGTATTGCAACACGTCCGCCTTGCATGGCCACGCGTAA